Proteins from a single region of Bombus huntii isolate Logan2020A chromosome 2, iyBomHunt1.1, whole genome shotgun sequence:
- the LOC126878138 gene encoding omega-amidase NIT2-like isoform X1 yields MLILSSTIHNLNIMILTNIAKQVVRTMSTFRLALVQLEVNEVKRKNVERAVSYISSAKERNADIIALPECFNSPYGIQYFRKYAESIPDGETSVALSNAAKENNIYVVGGTMPEIEGDKLYNTCTIWGPDGTLIAKHRKVHLFDIDIPNKITFRESDSLSPGNSLTTFDVKGCKIGIGICYDIRFEEMARIYRNKGCQMLIYPAAFNMTTGPLHWSLLQRSRANDNQLYVACISPARVPSASYVAWGHTQLTNPWGEILYDLETQENMAVTDIASEKQDIFETAWVFFPTFLTFNNKIFVKRYNLSNKVLVDSQSRKNIDLLQVLFFTMLRVEFLLDELLLND; encoded by the exons ATGTTGATATTGAGTAGTACCATACATAACCTCAACATTATGATACTTACAAACATCGCTAAACAAGTAGTGCGAACGATGTCGA CATTTCGCTTGGCGTTGGTACAACTTGAAGTAAATGAAGTAAAACGCAAAAATGTAGAGCGGGCAGTTTCCTACATTTCTAGCGCAAAAGAGCGCAATGCTGATATTATAGCTCTTCCTGAATGCTTTAATTCACCATATggaatac agtactttcgaaaatacgccgagagtattcctgatggtgaaacgagcgttgctttatcgaatgcagctaaagaaaacaacatctatgtagttggtggtacgatgcctgaaatagagggcgataaattgtacaatacctgtactatttggggtcccgatggaactttgatagcaaaacaccgaaag gtacatctattcgacatcgacattcctaataagattacttttcgagagagtgattcactcagtcctggtaactccctaacgacgttcgatgtgaagggctgcaaaataggtattggcatatgctatgatattagattcgaggaaatggcacgcatttatcggaacaaag gttgccaaatgctgatatatccagcggcattcaatatgaccactggaccactgcactggtcattacttcagcgttccagagcgaatgataatcaattatacgttgcttgcatatcaccggctcgtgttccttcagcaagttacgtcgcatgggggcatacacagttgaccaatccctggggagagattctttacgatttggaaactcaagagaatatggcagtcaccgatatcg CATCTGAAAAACAAGACATCTTCGAGACAGCGTGGGTTTTCTTTCCAACTTTCTTAACtttcaacaataaaattttcgtcaaaCGATACAATCTATCCAACAAAGTTCTTGTAGACAGCCAATCTCGTAAGAACATAGATCTTCTTCAAGTATTATTCTTCACAATGCTTCGTGTGGAATTTCTACTTGACgagttattattaaacgattaa
- the LOC126878138 gene encoding omega-amidase NIT2-like isoform X2, translating to MLILSSTIHNLNIMILTNIAKQVVRTMSTFRLALVQLEVNEVKRKNVERAVSYISSAKERNADIIALPECFNSPYGIQYFRKYAESIPDGETSVALSNAAKENNIYVVGGTMPEIEGDKLYNTCTIWGPDGTLIAKHRKVHLFDIDIPNKITFRESDSLSPGNSLTTFDVKGCKIGIGICYDIRFEEMARIYRNKGCQMLIYPAAFNMTTGPLHWSLLQRSRANDNQLYVACISPARVPSASYVAWGHTQLTNPWGEILYDLETQENMAVTDIDLKVVEEVRAQIPTFSQRRTDLYDTVCKKE from the exons ATGTTGATATTGAGTAGTACCATACATAACCTCAACATTATGATACTTACAAACATCGCTAAACAAGTAGTGCGAACGATGTCGA CATTTCGCTTGGCGTTGGTACAACTTGAAGTAAATGAAGTAAAACGCAAAAATGTAGAGCGGGCAGTTTCCTACATTTCTAGCGCAAAAGAGCGCAATGCTGATATTATAGCTCTTCCTGAATGCTTTAATTCACCATATggaatac agtactttcgaaaatacgccgagagtattcctgatggtgaaacgagcgttgctttatcgaatgcagctaaagaaaacaacatctatgtagttggtggtacgatgcctgaaatagagggcgataaattgtacaatacctgtactatttggggtcccgatggaactttgatagcaaaacaccgaaag gtacatctattcgacatcgacattcctaataagattacttttcgagagagtgattcactcagtcctggtaactccctaacgacgttcgatgtgaagggctgcaaaataggtattggcatatgctatgatattagattcgaggaaatggcacgcatttatcggaacaaag gttgccaaatgctgatatatccagcggcattcaatatgaccactggaccactgcactggtcattacttcagcgttccagagcgaatgataatcaattatacgttgcttgcatatcaccggctcgtgttccttcagcaagttacgtcgcatgggggcatacacagttgaccaatccctggggagagattctttacgatttggaaactcaagagaatatggcagtcaccgatatcg atctaaaagttgttgaggaagtaagggctcagatacctacattttctcagagacgtacagatttgtacgacactgtctgtaagaaggagtaa
- the LOC126878127 gene encoding G-patch domain and KOW motifs-containing protein produces the protein MAEEGKKISFGFAKSIRKPVLKNVIPQEEKKVDYIECLDEKGIKVIGEEEKKDEPLIIPLLGSKTWHDRIVNKIDADIFLPKADKEKVEDTSVNESKLSNGKTSPIISIKKEPVEDSENKVVTLEEQAAKEIIEELKSKNEHETKTNDLTLPLVEDESLRGKEQSTLEDYEKIPIDAFGVAMLRGMGWQPGKGIGRNEKLVAAVIPELRPKGMGLGADKVALQKKNTDSKKEEEELKIEKGTFVKIIAGKQSNNYGQIEGFDDDAGRLIIKLALGGNIISVNEFMVQPVTKSEYSKNSKVLNTKKYEEYKDKESKGLKQKTDRKRSMSPEPEDSEDGDKSSNKRKKIKSTMHNKDKYDKMGDKKSERRKRRSESNDDGDSDSEKKRRRERSNSNSSDSYKSKRLKKSKKHKKHDCSSERSSKKHKKKDKEREKVRDKKSRDYADRKKHKRRERSRSRSFSRQ, from the exons atggCAGAAGAGGGAAAGAAGATTTCTTTCGGTTTTGCGAAATCTATTAGGAAACCTgtgttaaaaaatgttattccacaagaagaaaagaaagttgATTACATTGAATGTCTTGATGAAAAAGGTATTAAAGTAATAGG tgaggaagaaaaaaaagatgaacCTTTAATTATTCCATTGCTAGGTTCAAAAACCTGGCACGATagaattgttaataaaatagatGCAGACATTTTCCTTCCGAAGGCAGATAAGGAAAAGGTAGAAGACACTAGTGTTAATGAGTCAAAGCTATCTAATGGAAAAACATCGCCAATAATATCAATAAAGAAAGAGCCAGTTGAAGATAGTGAAAATAAAGTTGTTACTTTAGAAGAGCAAGCGGCTAAAGAAATCATTGAGGAACTTAAGTCAAAGAATGAACATGAAACTAAAACAAATGATTTAACTTTACCTTTAGTAGAAGATGAATCATTAAGAGGCAAAGAACAG TCTACGTTAGAAGATTATGAAAAAATTCCTATTGATGCTTTTGGTGTAGCAATGTTACGGGGAATGGGATGGCAACCAGGAAAGGGAATTGGTAGAAATGAAAA ATTAGTAGCAGCTGTCATACCAGAATTACGACCAAAAGGTATGGGTCTTGGCGCAGACAAAGTAGCATTGCAGAAGAAAAATACAGATTccaaaaaagaagaggaagaactTAAAATCGAGAAAGGAACATTTGTGAAAATTATAGCTGGAAAACAAAGTAATAATTATGGTCAAATAGAAGGATTCGATGATGATGCAGGAAGGCTCATAATAAAACTAGCTCTTGGTGGAAATATAATATCTGTAAATGAATTTATGGTACAGCCAGTGACTAAATCAGAATATTCAAAGAACTCAAAAGTTCTAA ATACAAAAAAGTATGAGGAATATAAGGACAAGGAATCCAAGGGACTCAAGCAAAAGACGGATAGAAAAAGATCAATGTCCCCTGAACCCGAAGACAGTGAAGATGGTGACAAGAGTAGtaataaacgaaagaaaatcaAAAGTACGATGCATAATAAGGACAAGTATGATAAAATGGGGGATAAAAAATCAGAAAGACGGAAAAGGCGCTCCGAATCTAATGACGACGGCGATAGTGATTCTGAAAAGAAGAGACGGAGAGAAAGAAGTAATTCTAATAGTAGTGATTCTTATAAATCAAAAAGATTGAAGAAGTCaaagaaacataaaaaacACGATTGCTCATCTGAAAGATCAAgtaaaaaacataaaaagaaagacaaagaaagagaaaaagttaGAGATAAGAAATCCAGAGATTATGCAGACAGAAAGAAACACAAAAGACGAGAAAGATCAAGATCTCGATCATTTAGTAGGCAGTAA
- the LOC126878124 gene encoding uncharacterized protein LOC126878124, translated as MRLLLFQISPLLCLLTEIGAAGIGKAWQILPYATDSWNHPSWPRLDSSAFEVRSVSGVGHLNPFETAQSNLKTDQSKFIESNTVAISKPHSVFNQKYLDRFEPTFEEPYDRYESRGETNNTEHRDNIFKTGLAMTVLRPEEDEDSTKATADEATGAVSRVRRDTENETRLEQISSTKNVREVRLSSAENWSTQPLSIEFPHRSSLDQTMHQTADGEELANARGYHAPRADFVTSQHRRSYEQREARDMPVTRGYDDYDVPWYRSAIRDRDYDPLSYRRGYSYYYPDRYRMERDYYMRVPNDYSYYYDRYRDEDLDLYGRSRPTPKPKRIIYYATLPEIVRKPVDLRNYPRPYDGTRTPVSRDGSYKRIPGNVDPSRYRYRNLYDGYDNYSKRSSFVERPYPYPEDEGRRKATLETFRNNDPYDQNNERKLANQISMRNEGKLPWPVQIATEVSVKDDERIPGRKIFGDTNGYERFQSAQLQKAPDATGSSELQSDN; from the coding sequence ATGCGGCTGCTTCTGTTCCAAATATCTCCGTTACTGTGCTTGTTGACGGAAATCGGCGCGGCGGGGATCGGCAAAGCATGGCAGATCCTGCCATACGCGACCGATTCCTGGAATCACCCATCGTGGCCGCGGCTCGACTCTTCCGCGTTCGAAGTTCGCAGCGTGAGCGGAGTCGGTCATCTCAATCCTTTCGAAACCGCTCAAAGTAATCTAAAAACCGACCAATCGAAATTCATCGAATCCAACACTGTTGCAATATCCAAACCGCACTCTGTGTTCAACCAGAAATACCTCGATCGATTCGAACCCACGTTCGAAGAGCCCTACGACCGATACGAAAGTCGTGGCGAAACGAATAACACAGAGCACCGGgacaatatatttaaaacgGGCCTAGCGATGACTGTCCTCCGTCcagaagaagacgaagattCGACAAAGGCTACTGCGGATGAAGCAACGGGGGCCGTATCGAGGGTTCGTCGCGATACAGAGAACGAGACGAGGCTGGAACAAATATCGAGCACTAAGAATGTCCGAGAAGTACGTCTTAGCTCCGCAGAAAATTGGTCCACTCAACCATTGTCTATAGAGTTTCCTCATAGAAGTAGCCTGGACCAGACGATGCACCAAACGGCAGACGGCGAAGAATTAGCAAACGCAAGAGGTTACCATGCTCCAAGAGCCGATTTCGTGACCAGCCAGCACAGGAGGAGTTACGAACAACGAGAAGCACGAGATATGCCAGTTACGAGAGGATACGACGACTACGACGTCCCGTGGTACAGAAGCGCTATCAGGGATCGAGACTACGATCCTTTATCCTACCGCCGTGGGTACAGTTACTATTACCCGGACCGTTACAGGATGGAAAGAGACTACTACATGCGTGTTCCCAAcgattattcttattattatgATCGGTACAGGGACGAGGACTTGGATCTATATGGCCGTAGCAGACCCACGCCCAAACCCAAAAGGATCATCTATTATGCCACCTTGCCGGAAATAGTGAGAAAACCTGTGGATCTGAGAAATTATCCTAGACCCTATGACGGAACTAGAACGCCAGTTTCTAGGGATGGAAGCTACAAACGTATTCCAGGAAACGTTGACCCTAGTAGATATCGGTATAGAAACCTTTACGATGGTTATGACAACTACTCGAAGAGGTCGAGCTTCGTGGAGAGGCCTTATCCTTATCCCGAAGACGAGGGTCGTCGTAAAGCGACGCTGGAAACTTTTCGAAACAACGATCCGTATGATCAGAATAACGAGAGGAAATTAGCTAATCAGATTTCGATGAGAAACGAGGGCAAATTGCCTTGGCCAGTGCAGATCGCGACAGAAGTGAGCGTGAAGGACGACGAGAGAATCCCTGGAAGGAAGATCTTTGGGGATACTAACGGATACGAGAGATTCCAGAGCGCACAGTTGCAGAAGGCACCGGACGCGACCGGATCGAGCGAGCTACAGAGCGACAATTGA